A window of Theileria parva strain Muguga chromosome 4 map unlocalized ctg_529, whole genome shotgun sequence genomic DNA:
cCGGCGGTGACCCGTTGAAGTTGTGTTGGCAGTttagtataaattaacttatCCCTTTCCAAATCTTCCCTTTCTCTATCTTCCAAATCCTTTCTACTCTCTGGACCATCTGAAGCTGTCCTTGGAACTTTTAAGTAGTTGAATTTGGATCTGGTCAGGTTTAACTGGGAAGTGTTGAGGGGATAAATGTATGTATATTCATTGGGCAATTCAATGACATGACCTGTAAAGGGAGTGAAATCCATCCTCGAGTGTACGCATAGATTAGCTGGGTGTCTACACAGTTGATCACTGGTTTGGAACATTTGTGGGCAAAATGGGATTTGTTTATTATATGAAATTGCTATTTTACAAGTCGATTTGCAATAACCTTCCGAATCAACTGAATCACAAAATGGGACCAGTACATCATTTGTTCCATCATTATCAAAGTCGCCAAAGGTTATCATTCCATGATTTTTTGGTAATAAGAAATTATTCGAATGTTTATATACTACAGTGCCCGTCTCTGCATCAGATAACCATATGTCAATATACACATCTATTACACTTATTAGTATACGATTACTTTActattaatgttattatgttaattataaaatactaactatatattaggatataaatgtgtaaggtTGAGTAAAACAAACTTCTAAGATGGGGATCTTCGAACATAAGCACGAGGTCTGGTCTACAATCGCCGTTCATATCAATAAAGGCGCAAGAGTGCGGGTTAGGTATGAATCCGTTAACTTCAGAACTAACGGTAAAGGTTTGGACTTTATTGTGAGGAAAGGGTAGGAAAAATTGGCCTAAATTCATCCAGAAGAATAGCTTCAAATCTGGTGTTTGGGCCAAAATATCAAAGTAACCATCGCCATCAAAGTCAGCCACGAGTGGGTGAATTGTGCTGTATTGGTATTGTTTAGGTTGCAAGACTTTAGATTTAATACTATCAAtgtcaaatattttattgtcGGGATTGGAAAACGGGCCGTCCAAAGTTTGCCTAGAGTCCCATGTACTCTTCGTACCAAATTCACCTCCGATGTGTTGGTAGTATACCAGAAAATAGTACAAAGTGTTGGTGTCTCCTGAACTTGGTTTTTTCTTCATAACAAGTAAAAGATCCAAAAAGTCGTTGGAATCAAAGTCCGCCGCTGTAATTCCATCACACTCGCCATCAACTTGAAACTTGTAATACGGGTCACTTTCCCCTGATTTAGTTATATCggaataaatgtaaattgtCGTTTTATCGGAAACTGTATTATATGAATATGTAGCAAAACTTAAACTTCCGGTGTTGTCGAAATCCCCGAAATCTCCCACCAACCCCTTCCCTGTGAACTTTGAGGATTCAAGCCTGAAGTCATAGGAGTGAGTTTGGGCtggaaaaattaatatgaaAAGGAAAAAAGCTGAGGAAATAGAGTTAACAAGAGGAATCCTACAAATTCTCTCTAATTTCCGGGataaattcatatttaataCTAAATTAAAGGTATCTGCATTTTAAAATGGAGttttaaatcaaaaaaGCATTCgaaatttgattttataaatatttaacattttaatacacatttctgcgatataaattttatttccaTTTATTCTATTGAATCACATTTTATAACTTCTGGCACACCATTCTcacaataattatttttacccatttttattatttattttattaaattatacttgGCTAATAAAACTACTTCAGAGttctaattattatatataatataattgttaatttgatgtaggaaatttaaattaggttgaaatgtttaattaacctttttagaattatttttcttaGAAATAGTTTCTTTAtatcttttaaatatattttctCGACCCTTTAACTTTatctgtaaaattatttttccctgtgtaaaaaattctatgagttaattatatatgaGCGGGTCCATTGACGGATAGATGTGTAGAAGAAGGAATAATTAAAGTAGGAACTTCACGTATGAATCTTTTAATTCTACCGATAAGGCCCTAAAATAGAATGATTATTTTGGAAAATACCGTAGTTCGATATGAAGCGTCCTCAAGTAAATTGACATTAATTCTTGAGTATCTCCTGTTCGTATTAAATTCTATATAACATACTCTGGTTTTTTTCCGAGTGCCAAAAGCTTCAAATTCTCGTAAGTAGTAATTCCAAGGATATATTCGCCGGTGGATACATTTAAGTAAAGAGGCAGGCCACCCTCTCCACAGAAATTCATAGCACTAGAAAATAACTAATCGACATTTAACAAGTTATATTGAACTTACTTCGTAGTTTTTATGATCGTCAACTTGAATCACTTCAATGTGTAATCCTGTATCCTTTGATACTTTATCAATTATGGGCAACATcaactatatataataacaatattgtatatatcactgaattaaataattatggCTGATCTAATGTAAATACTTTTGAGAATTCGGAGTTACTGTGAAAAGCCAACAGTTCAGGAATTTTAGGCCTTTTCTTAAAGAATCCAAAGATACTTAAATACGGTCCATTTTGTACCTgacaaataaattaagttatttaCGAATTAGTATATATGTGTATGTAGCAAAAAAGATCAATTAAAAACCTAACAtgatatttattaattaaaacaGCTTGAGATTCCTTTACAAATAAGaatataatgtatattGCGATTGTAAATGCGATATAAGGTGTGTTAAGTAGTGTTTGCATAAAATGAAAAGTAAGAATCTTGACCTGTTGTGAGGCCATacattattgttatttaattagtttatgtattaatgtgtataatatttttaattttgttattttttacaaactTTGGTTCGactatttattttaaaaggAGCCCTTTTAACTACCTTTCATTCTTACTGGACAATTCATCAGGTTCAGGCCGCGACTCATTTAGCAATGGCCCACAACTTGATAAATCTAGTCAAAAAAGTATTAAAAAGAAGACTGAAACTGAAAACGTTTTAAACCCAGTAACATATGATAAGATTCCTGTTTTTTGTGGTAAAGACGATTctgatttattaaaaactCCCTATAAACATGGgaattatacatatttcATGGATTATGAAGATGCTTTGGAAgttgtaaataactattttacCCATAATAGGCAAGGTATTTTTGACACAATCAATCATATTTCTATTCAGAAACTAAGAATCATTTTGGCGTTGTAGAGTGTATTAGCCTTAAAAAATGGTTTGAAATGGTCGATCCTTCAAAAAAAcgtattaaaaattatagaaTTCCTAAGCTTTTACCCTCAAAACATcaagtataatttacacatccTTCCCTGgttattagttatataaacTTACTCCTCCTTCATTCAATTTCATAATATAAGttaatatcatttttagaATGATAAATTGGTATATAAATTGAAGAATGGAGGTTATCAAGTTCCGATTCCAGTGTATTATTCAGTGGAGTTTGTGGTATCGAAGAGGAATTTTTGGAGCTTTTTAACTGGTACAAAATCTACGAGAAGTATGGTATACTTTTTTAATTACCAGGATTTAATGGATGAAATTTTAAGGATAGAAGATAAGGCTGAAAGGAACAAAGCCCTTGCCAACATTAACGTTGCCTCTCTCCTTACCCTTTTAACCGTAAGTTTACtgtgataaataatttaatggtTAGAGAAAAGATGTTGGggaaattttatttgttcCAAGCAGTCAAAATCGTAATGCAATGGCCGACTTTACCCGTGATCCTACACCGTGGTTTTTATAATCCACACTTTTTTATTACCactcattattaatattttttaaataaattaataattttataaattttacgtattatataattttttccttttaattgtttaatattatttgtgATTTTAATAGTGTGTTAATATTGGCAATGTGCTTAtgatagtaataaaatgCCAAGAGGAAGGAAGGTATTTGTTAGTTTTAGCTTATtgatttttagaaaattaaaactaatgACGAGCAGCATATTACACaccaaaataaatataatttcaatCATAAAGCTTTTGGTAATATTCTAGCTATCATTTATGCTAAtacacacattttttactccaatttattacttattaTTCCATATCATGTAAaagattttatatttatccaTAAATATTGCTTTAGAAGTCATAAGTAACCAGAATATTGAGGAAGATTGTATGATATTGGAGAAATTTGGCGTTCCAATTCCTCCTAaagtattaaatttgaatctAGGTCCTGGGCTGAACCAGTTTAGTCTTGTAATGaatgtatttttagttGATATTTTACTGTAAATTTAGGtattttctaaatattCTGAGTTTCTTCTAAAATCTATTGAGGATTCTAAAGATGAGCGTTTCTTAAAAAGGAAAGTAATGTTCACAAAACTCggtatattttaatttaccTGGATACTCACACTCCCACTTAATTAATGATCctatacaataatattttcataTAATTATTGTAGTCAAGGCTGTAAATTTGAAGTTTATTTGCTCATTTCGGTGGAAATATTTCGATATTTTACTTCTAAAACGGGTAATACTCATATTTTACTACTTATATAAGGATTTTATTGTATTAACTAGTAAATATTGTGTAACTACATTCTGTTTTAGATTGATAGGAGTTCTTTTGGGATTAACAGTAATGTTAAGAATGTTAGTTCTGGTCTTTAAACTATTGTTTAGGTTAAGGAATATTTAAAGATTTATAAATCATTGTGGCAAGAACACTGTAAATCTATGCAAAGGTTTAGTTTACTcaattgttaataatttagattATTTACGCATAAATTAACTGCCATAATAATCTAAAGGTTACTGGGCGAATGGAATGAGGCCACTTGTATAACTAAAGTGTATGGACTTGAACAGATAAATGAGGCCAATATTTCATCTGTCGTGTCCAAATTAAACGAACTAGTGGAAGAGTGTACTTCTCAGCCAGACCCCTATGAGAACAGAGTAGAAGATAACGCGGAACTTAACCAAAAGAGCGCCAGTGGTTTGTTGAGAGAAGTGATAGTGAACGATGAGTATAAGGAGAGTTTAGAAGTATTGAAGAGTAAAATAGAAAGTGCACGATTCACGAGGATTAATCAGTTGCAGTTAATGGTAACTTGATACTGTTTACAAATGTAATTTAGGTTAATAGAATCATTGGAAAATACGAAGACTTACTGAATAAAGTTGAAACATACAATGATTCACTGGTATGTAATTACTTATTCCTACAATTCACTTGGTTAATTACAACTTATTTATAAGTATAAGGCGTAAACAATGTAAAATTCTTTATAGGTGAAATTATCTGCCTGTATATCCGAAAAGATGTTCAGTCGAATGAGTATAAAAGAATACGTTAAACTTATAcaagtattattttacaaatttttacatattttcaAAAGTTAAATGTATATAACTAGTGCAATTGCTTATAGGAGATGCCTCATATGGGTtagaatatataattttgaaatgGTGAAGAAGTTCACTCCGGATGACATAATATCGcagaatttaattaaaacttCCGTTCAGAGGAATATCAAACTGAAcgttaatttgttttatacACTATTCAGctctatttatatatttttctCAGTTTAACCCGTAGAAAACACTTTTTCTTCTTAGAAAATTTATGATTCTatgaattattaatttttactttaGATTGTGAAGGAATATCCTCTTTTAAAGGACACCATTGATGTGATTTTCCCTAAAAAAATGCAGATTTATTTGGCAAAATGGTAAAAACATTATtcacttaattttttattattttgtttaaattttattttagccAGGAACATGTAAACTTATTGCTGGTTGGAGGTGAAATAATGTTTATCCAGCACAGGGATGGTCCTTGGATACCATCTCTTCGTTTGGTACACAAATGtaattttcatatttatttttcaagttttgAGTTATTCTACTTATACATTATCGAGTTTAGCAGTTTTAATTGAGTTTAACAGTTTAACGAGGTCTTAATTGTTGTTTAGACCCTGATATTCTTCCTAAGATGCAGGTGGATAGTGGCGCCATTAAGTTTGTTTTGAGAGGATCCAACATAATGTGCCCTGGACTAACATCTGAGGGTGGTAAAATGGATGACGTTGAGGCTGATACAGTTGTTGTACTAATTCTACTCACTTATGCAGTTTATTTACCCCTTTCTACCCtccataattatataaatattaatttccTTCAGCAAGTGACTGCTTCTGGGAGATATAACGCCTGTGCAGTTGGACTAACTACGATGTCAACCAAGgaaatgtaatttttaacctttAAATCCTCTTAGTTTAGAAAAGAATAAGGACGTTTGTATTCAGACTGTCCACTATTTGAACGATGGATACTGGCAATTCAACGCTGATAAGTATGGCTACTCTCCctaatgtaaatatattttcattcactataaacttaatatactatactaactatgtatatgtatataatcAATAGTATATACTGTTCACGTTGTATATTACTATGAGTACAAACTAAGTATAGTGtgtatactatatatattgtatGATTGAAATTAGTGTTTAAAGAGGTTATGAGAGGACTTTTAGGAAAATATCCTTTATGACTCCAATGTACTCGAAGCTCATAATTGAATGAAAGTTTGAGTCGACTTGCAAATATTGGCAGTGTTCCCCTTCCAGACGTTCATACAGTTCATTAGAGCCCTACATTCATTGTTAATAACAatcataaatatataattgaatTGACATGTGATAAAGATACATTGATATGGCATGAAGGATCGTGGCTTGAGTGTAGTATGAGTGTCTTGATTTGCTTAGGATAAAACCTAACGTTTTCAAACACTTCTCTACACGCCTTAATAACTTGGTGGCCTTTCAAATGAGTCAGCTTCCTGATATAAAAATACGGGTcctaaaatcaaattaatctcagttaattcaaatttataatactgatttaatttataactatataaattgaATATATATATCTAATACCggttaaataaatgtataaCTATAGGGGTTGGCTAAATGTAAATCCAatagaaattaaataaatgtataaGTATATGaattatgtaaatacaTATGTGCATGTAATAGGGAAAAATACATGGAAGCGTTTGTAGAGTCTGAAGGTGGTGGTGTAATCACGGTATTTGAGTGGAACAGTGTCGTGAGAAGGGATAAACATGGAAGTGACTCTGAAGAAAATCGGAAATATCTTCTTAATAGTTTTAGTTAAGAGGTCCAAGATGTTATACATTCCAGACACACTTATAAAAACATCCACCAAGTTGTTTTCATTCATACGGGTGTTTTGCCCCAAAACTTGTTTTTTGGGTGTACAAGATTGGTCAGTGTCATCGTCAGCATCAGTTTTGGGTAAGGAATTATAATGTTCAATTGCCTGTAAACAGATATTAGCGCCCATAGAATGCCCAATTAGCACAAATTGATCCTTTTGTTTACTTTCTTTTGATAGGGGTGTATTGATATGGTTCCTTAAAGTATATCCTGACTCGTTACTTATTGGGCTATTGTTCATACTACTGAAGTACTCTGTGTTACTTTCCTGGTCCTCAGTGGAGAATTGGGTGAATTCATGACCAAAACGTAGGTTTGGTGAACTTGTTGGATATTGagttagtgtgtaagagtCGGAGTTGTCAAAAAACTTACCCGACCTGACAATTTCAACGAATTGAAGAAGATCACTGACGTAATCCTGGAAGTCTGTGACGTAACACCTGATGCTAGTGAAACTTTCAGATAATCCATGAGCTTGTAAATCCATTGCGTAGACGTTATATCCCAGTTTATTCAGTAATTCCACCAAACTTCCAGTGTAACTACAAGATTTGAACACATCGAGAATGTTGTCCATGTACTGATTAGAGGAGTTGAAAAGCTCATAATATTTCCTACTATGAGAGACTGACGTATTGAGTTTATAGGCTGGGTAACCAAAAGACCTATATTCAGACATATTATTCGTGTACCCTATCCTCGTATTATAGGGGTCCCTATAATGGTTCTTtgtattttgtatattaaaatggCTTAGATGAGGTCTTCTTCTAGTAATCGCAGTGTTAAAACCATACTTATACctttttaagtttattaGCTTATGAAATCTCAGTCTGTGGAGTGGATTTTTACGAATCAGCATTATGTTCATACTTTGTCTTTTTTTATACCCATACAGTACACCCCTGTGACTCATTATAGAGCCTAACAGTGTTCTTTTATGAATAAAACGCGAGGGTGAAGGAGCAATTGAGGGAGTAAAGTAAGGATTTAAATTGAGATAATTGATTTTTTGCAAGAGctttgtaaaatttgtgGCCATGAATTGGTCCATGAAGCTGGAGGCAACCCCATGGAccaaaataacatttttcCTGCTAGAGAATTCGTGAAATCTGTTTACTTTTTTGGGGCATGTATAATTTTCTGAAGGAGAAAAGTATGTTCTGATGTGTAAATtcttgttatttttaaatgtgttggaGAAAATTTTACCTTGGAACACCTCATCTTGGATGTGTAAATTCTTCCTTAAAAGGTTCCTCATGTGCACTACTCTTGAGAATCTATTCCTGTGCATAAAATTTGGTCTTCTACTAATTCCAAAGCTATTGGATCTACTTGTACTTCTAGTGCTGGCCATACTATTGGAAAATTCGAAATTAGGCTTGTAATAAGAAAAGCTGGAAAACGTTGACACGTAATCTGAATAACTTACCAATGACCAGGTTGAGTCCCTCTTcttaaagtataaaatggTATTTACACTTTCAGGACTGTTCTCATTTTGTTCATACATTCCTGAATTCAGTTGTGCGGTATCTAAAACTAAGTCGGAAGAACGAGAGTGGGATAATCCATAGAGCCCATTAGTAGTAGGACATGCTGAGGGTGGTGACAAGGATCCGGATAATTTAGAAGGTAAGTTGAGGGTAGATAAAACAATGTAGAAGATAACAAGTTCATCGTTGTACAAGTGTAAATTCACATGTAGAACGTTTTCAATTTTGGAAcattttagtaaaaatcGTTCCAGGTAAATTTCCTTTAAAAAGAAACCTGGCTTTGGTTTAATGGAAAGGTTGGTAACCTTTTCACAAAATGTTTTAGTCACAAAGAACATATCCTCATCAATGTCGTCTATTTTAAGAGGTATATTCTTATAATAGTAACAATAAAGATCACGATCCAGGTTACACACTTCTCCATTCACTCCAGTTTTGCCAAATTCCATTTCAAAGTGGCTAAAAAATTCCTCTTTTGACAGCTCAGTCCAACAATACATCGatcttttaaaatataaattctTCCTTCTTCCAACTGCACTAGTGTGAGAGTCCGGGGGATAATCGAATGGGTTATCAGAGTCACATTCGATAACAAGATGTAGATAAGAGTATTTAGTTCTGGGATAAGCAAAGGCTGTAATACACTTCTCGTTAGGAGAACTCGAACGCCAAATTTCAAATAGGCCTGATTTAACCTTTGTTAGTTTATAGCCAAGTTTCGGCAAAAACACATCAATTAAAAGTCTGTGAGAGttattaatgaaaaatagATGGTGGTTCAGCTTTGAACCCAGATTAAGTTCAACATCGCAGAAAAACTGATGTAGCTCAACAACTTCGTTAAGCTTCTCAAAGAAATCTGTTGATTTAACTCGGCACCAATTCGCTTTTGGATGATTTCGATCGtctttattttgttttttctGATTTAACTGTGTGTTCGCAGGAGTAGAATCGTTAACGGGGGAATATAAGTCagaatttacaaaatacaGTGATTTTGAATCTcctttattataaatattgatGTAGAGGAAGAGGAATGAGTTATTATGTTGAGAAATCGTAACTTTTCTGCAAAATGTTAAGCCGTCAGTCTCCCATAAAATGGCTTTTGAATTTGTAACCTTTCCAAACCTATATCCTGGTTTAGGTgcataatttaaattcaaaaaattgTAGACGTTTTCCTTCCAGTGGTTGATTTTATTCAAGTCCACGTTAATTGAGTCAACCGCTAAATTTACAAGTTCGCAAGCCATTTCGTTCTTTGGGAGATAATTCCAGTTTCTTCAGCTAAACAGACATTTGAAgtagaaaattttaatagcATAGATTCAAATTAAACTTTGTTTCATCattttagtattataggGTTAATGGAACATCGACTAATTAGTGTTTAACACCATTAGCCAACTATCTCTAGTCTTTTAAAATGCTCTTGTTTGAGTTATCTTATTTTGGGTTTAAATTtgccatttttaaaatcttatGACGTTTTACccattttatttatgtcttttttaaaacttGATTTACACATCTTATACGCATATTTATAATGTATTATCCTTCCACATACAGTTACTTatagaatatataaaatagaCTTTTATAGTACaaagaatattaaaagGTGTTAATTAATGAAGTGAACCAGTAATATGTATTTTCGAGTGAGTTTCCTgtaacaattatatatagagacaaatttaaaatacctgTGTTTGTATTTATATCAATCCATGTAATCTGTGAAGACGTTAATTGGTTGAGTACAATTTGTGACCTTTCAATGGTCCAACCCAAGTGGTTTGACAAATCCAAGCAGGTGATTCCTCTTTTGAGTTCTGTGGCCACTTTAATGCATTCACAATGGACGTTTGAAAGGTCAGGATTAGTAACAAAGAAGTATTTGTCGTTTACTTCAAGCACTTTGATTGAATCACCAAAAACTTTAAACTCTTTTGAGGCCTTTAGTAAATCGTTCTGAGTGAGTTTGTAGCTTTTTGGAAACATTTCAAGGACGTGACTAAGCTCGCAAATACCGCCGTTTTCGTTCCTTGTGTTTATGCAAATTTCAAGTATTAAAGTACAAATTTCCGGTAAGAACCAGCTTACTGATCCAAAAACTCTAGAAAAGTTAGGCCTTATTCTCGGACTTAATTCCAGGACGTCAATAGATAAAATATCACAAATTTCCAGAAATTTTAGCCTAAAATGATGGTCtgaatttattttatcatgaTGGCGCCTTACaaaattctcaaaattTGTTCTGAAgtcatttaaaatactcaaGTACCTCTCGCGATTCTCTGATGATACTTGACTAGACAACAACCTTAGCCTTTCATCGTTTCTATCtttatcaataatatcTGAACCCCCCAGTCCCATcttcataatttatatattttaaggTTATTTCATACTCCAAATCTccatataatatataggGTCTGAAAGTGGACCCTACTGTTTAGAAAATCTATACTTAAGTAGTTGTTTTGTTCTATGTAAATCTGTATTGAGTTTTGCGTGTTGTTTATCCACCAGTGAATCAATGCTAAAGTTATTTAACTGTGATCGAAATGCGCAGGGAACAggtaaatttgataatgcCCTTTTAAAGGCTGTAAAGATGGGCAAATTCCCTGGAACAAAAGGACTAAGCTGTGGTAGTCTTATTATTGGAAATCCTATACAATTCATTATACaatactatgtatatataataaaaaactaaatagGTGATGTTAATGTGTATGGATACCTGCAGGAACTCTTGCTACGTGGTGGTGTATTTTACCTTTACCTTGTCCCATTTTGACGCCATCTGGCTTTTTGGTTACGGGATAAGTTGCATGAACATCTACAAACCTTTCAGttttcttttttaaaaCTCTCTTAAGGGACATACGAACCTTTTCCAAAACATCCGCCTTAATCCTTCTAGGTGTTAGAGTGATTAAAGACTTTCCAAGAGTTATTTGTGGCTTTGTTAAAGGAATAATTCTACCCTTTGGGACCTTGTAATTAACAGGTAAGGGAggtttataaaaaatgggCGGCATGATTATGGTCACACATAATGTGTGAATctcatttaaaaaattaaggttaaaaaatgtgtaaatttattttaaaaattatggtacaagtaatttattaaattagtgtaaaaaacaataaaataacggaaatattgttaaataaaatacaatgtgggtattaaaatacaatttCTTAGAACCGGATAATATTAGGCTATGGTCTATAAATAGGTTAATTAAATCCTGAATTGGTGCTAAACAAATTGGTCAACAGTATATAGTCAACGGCGACGGGAATCGAACCCGCAATCTTCGGTTCCGTAGACCGACGCCTTATCCATTGGGCCACGCCGTCCCTCAACATGggtcaaaattttaaattatatttatttatgagTAAGAGGGGGAGATAATAGCTGAAAATAGGAAAtgtaaatgttaaatacaTAAAGAAGGAATGTAATTGGAGTtctataaataaaaatttttgtGGAAGGTGatctaataattaattgaatttaatgaaaaaggTACTGGTCACCAAAACGAAGTCAAttggtatataattgtaaatttaaaaatgtaaaatatatcaaatCTAATATTGGGTATTGGAAAAAGGCGATGTGGCCTAATGGATAAGGCGTCGGTCTTCGGAACCGAAGATTGCGGGTTCGAGTCCCGTCGTCGCTGTATGCAacaaatttgaatatttaatttcatttagttcttgattaaattattcaacaCGAGGAATGGGATGGAAGGTTAATATCTAgttatagtaatagtatttttGACATTTGGTTTAATACCACACACATTGGAGCAAAATTAACCCTTTTATTAAtccaaaattaaattaaaagaataaaacaatcccttgattttattttggGTTGTCGAGGGTGTTAAAAATTGGGGTTCTAAAAAGTAGTTAAGACTCGAAAGAAACCTAATAAAGAAAAAAGCAATTTCAAACTACGTACATTATTCAATAGAATCCTGttgatttttaaatttaataggAAAAAATTTAAGTCATGGGGTTTTACAAGTGTGTGCTTATTTCTATTTAAACAAACTTTCTTTACAGGATTCTCATTTTACTTAACTCTAATTTTCTCTATATTCTTTGTAAACCATGTTGTTTTTAGTCTATTTGGCACCTTTCCATAAAATATTAcctacacaattttacaatccataaaatcattatttataccGTATTCCAGTATACCAGCTTACTGAAATTacttttcatttttttagtattttttgCTCACCTCgttaatttgtaatatacttattttGATAAGGTCTCGTTCTTTCggaaatttttataattaatattctttcaagggttaatttaattttttcatttgtCTATCAATCACCGGCTTCTATTccttttatattttaatgattcTTTTGAAAATTCGTTATCAGGTCTACTTTTAAggttatatttatttaaccaatttaataacgttttaattaaaatatgcCCTTAATTTGAAAGTAATGTGTtgaaatttgaaaatggaATCAGGAAAACAGTCAGAAAATAAGGAACATAGTCCAAGGGAAA
This region includes:
- the snf8 gene encoding EAP30/Vps36 family protein, with the translated sequence MKMGLGGSDIIDKDRNDERLRLLSSQVSSENRERYLSILNDFRTNFENFVRRHHDKINSDHHFRLKFLEICDILSIDVLELSPRIRPNFSRVFGSVSWFLPEICTLILEICINTRNENGGICELSHVLEMFPKSYKLTQNDLLKASKEFKVFGDSIKVLEVNDKYFFVTNPDLSNVHCECIKVATELKRGITCLDLSNHLGWTIERSQIVLNQLTSSQITWIDINTNTGNSLENTYYWFTSLINTF
- a CDS encoding Ribosomal protein L16p/L10e family protein, with translation MPPIFYKPPLPVNYKVPKGRIIPLTKPQITLGKSLITLTPRRIKADVLEKVRMSLKRVLKKKTERFVDVHATYPVTKKPDGVKMGQGKGKIHHHVARVPAGFPIIRLPQLSPFVPGNLPIFTAFKRALSNLPVPCAFRSQLNNFSIDSLVDKQHAKLNTDLHRTKQLLKYRFSKQ